A window of the Cetobacterium sp. ZOR0034 genome harbors these coding sequences:
- a CDS encoding patatin-like phospholipase family protein, whose translation MKKNYLFFTLLFAFIFSFSFSKTAEDIEIKKLKEQIKILQKEIQILEARKIERFKEEEKQPKIGLVLSGGGAKGFAHIGVLKVLEENNIKVDYITGTSMGALIGALYSAGYTPDQIEKLVLDINWQETFNDSPNLADIPIDQRSLMKNYNLSLKYDNSLNFALPKGIRNTQKIYLTLKNLLWNVEQTRDFKKLPIPLEIIATDLNTGKAKSFNSGDLAQVITASISIPTIFDPVVIGGNYYVDGLLSRNFPVEDAFNLGADIVIGVDVGSSLQKKEEYDILSVADQIVAIQSTSSTKRQRDLTTVLIEPDVSKYKTTDFNDFKSIKNSGEIAARKQINKILSFGPKQNKRKSSLQFKNNFVLDNLEIISESENANHKEIIESIFKSSFGNSVNPDTLENLMLKTYSLNFVNKIYYSFDNNTLKLQVEETPTNIVGLGVDYQTDYGTTFSIGTDISSFGKIGTLSTVEATFGDYLGLNLKNFSYYGVSNKVGVLSSISYSENPFFIYHGKNKIGSYKSQVTKLESAFVTQYSNLFLLSYGASLNYSSLDSEIKNILDTSIEYSKSYGDIFLNINWDKTNSTAFPTKGFKGEVSQRWGGNLGKDDLNFLSTNYISSNFIPITDSTSLTAKLFGGNVSGEDILPDKYIKLGGLSDDLSQNMFSFSGYYFQEKYLSSLLGVSLGLQQKIIENLYFSTHWDIATYKYVDEDFTNNAKSILWKDYSQGASIGLNYLSLIGPIKFNISKAQESHDYLFQFSFGYKFD comes from the coding sequence TACAAAAAGAAATTCAAATTTTAGAAGCTAGAAAAATAGAGAGATTTAAAGAAGAGGAAAAACAGCCTAAAATTGGACTAGTTCTAAGTGGTGGCGGTGCTAAAGGATTCGCACACATTGGTGTACTGAAAGTTTTAGAAGAGAATAATATCAAAGTTGATTACATCACTGGTACTAGTATGGGAGCCCTTATAGGAGCTCTTTATTCTGCGGGATACACTCCTGACCAGATTGAAAAGCTTGTTCTAGATATTAACTGGCAAGAAACTTTTAATGATAGTCCAAACCTTGCCGATATTCCTATCGACCAAAGATCTTTAATGAAAAACTACAATCTTTCATTAAAATATGATAACTCTCTTAACTTTGCATTACCTAAAGGGATTAGAAATACACAAAAGATATACCTTACTTTGAAAAATCTGCTTTGGAATGTTGAGCAAACAAGAGATTTTAAAAAATTACCAATTCCTTTAGAGATTATTGCAACAGATTTAAATACTGGTAAAGCTAAATCTTTTAATAGTGGAGACCTTGCTCAAGTTATTACAGCAAGTATATCTATCCCAACTATTTTCGATCCAGTTGTAATTGGAGGCAATTATTATGTGGATGGATTATTATCTAGAAATTTTCCAGTGGAAGATGCTTTCAACTTAGGAGCTGATATTGTTATCGGTGTTGATGTTGGAAGTTCTTTACAGAAAAAAGAGGAATATGATATTCTGAGTGTTGCAGATCAAATTGTTGCTATACAAAGTACAAGTTCTACTAAGAGACAAAGAGACCTAACTACTGTTCTTATTGAACCAGATGTCTCAAAATATAAAACCACAGATTTTAATGATTTTAAATCAATTAAAAATTCTGGAGAGATTGCTGCAAGAAAACAGATTAACAAAATTTTATCTTTTGGTCCTAAACAAAATAAAAGAAAAAGTTCGTTACAATTCAAAAATAACTTTGTCTTAGATAACTTAGAGATTATTAGTGAGTCTGAAAACGCAAATCATAAAGAGATTATTGAATCTATTTTCAAAAGCTCATTTGGTAATAGTGTTAATCCAGATACTTTAGAAAATTTAATGCTAAAAACATATAGTCTTAACTTTGTTAATAAAATATACTACTCTTTTGACAACAACACTTTGAAGCTCCAAGTTGAAGAAACTCCAACTAATATAGTTGGATTAGGAGTGGATTATCAAACTGACTACGGAACTACATTTTCTATTGGAACTGATATAAGTTCATTCGGAAAGATTGGAACCTTGTCTACTGTCGAAGCTACTTTTGGAGATTATTTAGGTCTTAACCTAAAGAATTTCTCCTATTACGGTGTTTCAAATAAAGTTGGAGTTCTTAGTAGCATAAGCTATTCTGAAAACCCATTTTTTATCTATCATGGTAAAAATAAAATTGGTAGTTATAAAAGTCAAGTTACAAAACTTGAAAGTGCATTTGTAACACAATATTCAAATCTATTCTTACTGTCTTACGGTGCTTCCTTAAACTACAGTAGTTTAGACTCTGAAATAAAAAATATTCTAGATACATCTATTGAATATTCAAAAAGTTACGGTGATATCTTTCTTAATATAAATTGGGATAAAACTAACTCTACAGCCTTTCCTACCAAAGGGTTTAAAGGTGAAGTTTCTCAAAGATGGGGTGGGAATTTAGGAAAAGATGATTTAAATTTCCTTTCTACAAATTACATCTCATCAAATTTCATTCCAATTACAGATAGTACAAGTCTAACTGCTAAACTTTTTGGAGGTAATGTCAGCGGAGAAGATATTCTTCCTGATAAATATATTAAACTTGGTGGTCTATCTGACGACCTATCACAAAATATGTTTTCTTTTAGTGGATACTATTTCCAAGAAAAATATCTATCATCACTTCTTGGAGTTAGTTTAGGTCTTCAACAAAAGATTATTGAAAATCTTTATTTTAGTACTCATTGGGATATTGCAACTTACAAATATGTTGATGAAGATTTCACTAATAATGCTAAATCCATACTTTGGAAAGATTATTCTCAAGGTGCGAGTATTGGACTAAATTATCTTAGCCTTATCGGCCCTATTAAGTTTAATATATCAAAAGCTCAAGAATCTCATGATTATCTATTCCAATTTAGTTTTGGTTATAAATTTGATTAA
- a CDS encoding YjjW family glycine radical enzyme activase, with protein MSSIELTAKINKIIKFSNVDGPGNRMAIFFQGCNFNCEYCHNPETINICKNCYKCVDECPTNALYIEKEKVVWNDSLCCECDRCIKSCGFDASPKVKEYSVSQLVKEVAKVKAFIKGVTVSGGESTLQYKFITEFFKEIKKSWPNLTCFVDTNGSLDLEKDIYKEFVEVTDSFMLDVKAWNEEEHFKLTEKRVENVIKNLNFLKEIGKLFEVRTVVVQGKLNNRMTIKNVSEVIAKTDVRYKIIKYRHFGVREILQETLLPPTDKELEELESLAQKLEVKNTLII; from the coding sequence GTGAGTAGTATAGAGTTAACTGCTAAAATAAATAAAATAATAAAATTTTCAAATGTTGATGGACCAGGAAATAGAATGGCAATATTTTTTCAGGGATGTAATTTCAATTGTGAATATTGTCATAATCCAGAAACAATAAATATTTGTAAAAATTGCTATAAATGTGTTGATGAGTGTCCAACTAATGCTCTTTACATAGAGAAAGAGAAAGTAGTGTGGAATGATTCTTTATGTTGCGAATGTGATAGATGTATAAAAAGCTGTGGATTTGATGCTTCACCTAAAGTTAAAGAATACAGTGTTAGCCAATTAGTAAAAGAGGTTGCGAAGGTAAAAGCTTTTATTAAAGGAGTTACTGTAAGTGGAGGAGAGAGTACCCTTCAATATAAATTTATCACAGAGTTCTTTAAGGAGATAAAGAAAAGTTGGCCAAACTTAACTTGTTTTGTAGATACGAATGGAAGTTTAGATTTAGAAAAGGATATTTATAAAGAGTTTGTGGAAGTAACTGATTCTTTTATGCTCGATGTTAAAGCTTGGAACGAAGAAGAGCATTTTAAATTAACAGAGAAAAGAGTTGAAAATGTAATTAAAAATTTAAATTTTTTAAAAGAGATAGGAAAACTATTTGAAGTTAGAACTGTCGTTGTTCAGGGAAAATTGAACAATAGAATGACGATAAAAAATGTATCTGAAGTCATAGCTAAAACAGATGTAAGGTATAAGATAATAAAATATAGACATTTTGGAGTTAGAGAAATTCTACAAGAAACTCTTTTACCACCTACAGACAAAGAATTAGAAGAGCTAGAAAGTTTGGCTCAAAAATTAGAAGTAAAAAACACCCTTATAATTTAG